From the genome of Mycetocola spongiae, one region includes:
- a CDS encoding ERF family protein, whose amino-acid sequence MTEYKHPTLAAALAAFQVHLPRVAKDNTARVVTKEKGSYTYDYADLTDITDVALPLLAEQGLAWTTMPTMFEGAFVLIYTLRHESGETIEGIYPLPGGSTPAQQLGGAITYARRYALCAVTGIAPGGDDDDAGTEPAAGPMPAPMNWAELLEKAKTEAAVRSIGNGAMRAGQLTADLRTAVAGRIAEFAISAEVSPNGDVPAAE is encoded by the coding sequence ATGACCGAATATAAGCATCCCACCCTGGCCGCCGCGCTGGCTGCGTTTCAGGTGCATTTGCCCCGAGTGGCGAAGGACAACACCGCGCGGGTCGTGACCAAGGAAAAGGGCTCGTACACCTACGATTACGCCGACCTCACCGATATCACCGATGTAGCGCTACCGCTGCTGGCCGAGCAGGGCCTCGCATGGACCACAATGCCCACCATGTTTGAGGGCGCTTTCGTCCTGATCTACACGCTTCGCCACGAGAGCGGCGAAACCATTGAAGGCATCTACCCGCTTCCCGGCGGCTCGACCCCAGCCCAACAGCTCGGCGGGGCAATCACCTACGCCCGCCGGTATGCGCTGTGTGCGGTCACCGGTATCGCGCCGGGCGGCGATGATGACGACGCCGGAACGGAGCCCGCCGCCGGGCCTATGCCGGCCCCGATGAATTGGGCGGAGCTCCTCGAAAAGGCTAAGACCGAGGCCGCGGTGCGCAGCATCGGCAACGGCGCGATGCGTGCCGGGCAGCTCACGGCCGACCTACGTACCGCGGTAGCTGGCCGGATCGCCGAGTTCGCGATCTCCGCGGAGGTGAGCCCTAATGGTGATGTTCCAGCAGCCGAGTAG
- a CDS encoding BRO family protein, translating to MQNEILPFSFEGHQIRTVVIDGEPWFVARDVAAALGYIDTASAIKQHTKGVAKHHPLETLGGTQNLRVIAEPDVLRLIIGSKLPAAAEFEKLVFEEILPKIRKTGTYGVPAMLTPEQIVHQALQITAAKVAELEARALDDAPKVEYVDLFVSPDDMDTIRALGNAIGEKEGVIRDLLIGKGWIYRKHIGRRYSVSKGHTEDVTEYWPAAEHKAKFRLVPQHNAPRHHNNQVRQTLYVTPEGKTAVARLFGKAAAA from the coding sequence ATGCAGAACGAAATATTGCCGTTCAGCTTCGAAGGGCACCAAATACGAACCGTGGTGATCGACGGTGAACCGTGGTTTGTCGCTCGCGATGTAGCCGCGGCGCTCGGATACATCGATACAGCGAGCGCTATCAAACAGCACACGAAGGGGGTGGCAAAACACCACCCCCTTGAGACCCTCGGCGGAACCCAGAATCTTCGGGTCATCGCTGAGCCTGATGTGCTCCGCCTGATCATTGGTAGCAAGCTTCCCGCGGCCGCCGAGTTCGAAAAGCTGGTTTTCGAGGAGATCCTGCCGAAGATTCGCAAGACCGGCACATATGGGGTGCCGGCGATGCTCACGCCGGAGCAGATCGTGCACCAGGCGCTGCAGATCACCGCGGCCAAGGTTGCCGAGCTTGAAGCTCGCGCGCTGGATGACGCCCCGAAGGTCGAATATGTGGACCTTTTCGTATCTCCCGACGATATGGACACCATTCGGGCGCTGGGCAACGCGATCGGCGAGAAGGAAGGGGTGATCCGCGATCTCCTCATTGGTAAGGGGTGGATCTACCGGAAGCACATCGGCCGCCGATACTCCGTGTCAAAGGGCCATACGGAGGACGTGACCGAGTATTGGCCGGCGGCGGAGCATAAAGCGAAGTTCCGGCTGGTGCCGCAGCATAACGCGCCGCGGCATCACAACAATCAGGTTCGGCAGACACTGTATGTCACGCCGGAGGGTAAGACCGCGGTGGCTCGTCTTTTTGGTAAGGCGGCCGCGGCATGA
- a CDS encoding DUF6349 family protein has product MKIVDLPLFAFDDFEQPRAWPHQVPPHFTTAYFQADELRAASAYASELYLATAPYGTPAHAEAWNRKERMWQPSPVDGQYRDANGHQFDLFTAGDGYCPCPSVGFRANPECQCVKPGCVLAQCDTCQWRTFQRGEPAAVAAWHDHAFPGWRDLPVVPPSVKRRDDRMEPHRDLRQWCLDHYPAEWLALPSAPIVTERGGAGTRSVPHMSPWGGFDISHTLRDEVLL; this is encoded by the coding sequence ATGAAAATAGTCGATCTGCCGCTTTTCGCCTTCGATGATTTCGAGCAGCCCCGCGCCTGGCCGCACCAGGTGCCACCACATTTCACCACCGCGTATTTCCAGGCAGATGAATTACGGGCCGCGTCCGCCTACGCCTCCGAGCTCTACCTGGCGACTGCGCCCTACGGCACACCGGCTCATGCGGAGGCGTGGAATCGTAAAGAACGCATGTGGCAGCCCTCCCCGGTGGACGGGCAGTATCGAGACGCAAACGGGCACCAGTTCGATCTCTTCACCGCGGGGGACGGGTATTGTCCCTGCCCGAGCGTCGGCTTCCGAGCCAATCCCGAGTGCCAGTGCGTGAAGCCGGGGTGCGTGCTCGCTCAATGCGACACCTGCCAATGGCGCACATTCCAGCGCGGCGAGCCTGCAGCGGTGGCGGCCTGGCATGATCATGCTTTCCCCGGCTGGCGGGATCTGCCCGTGGTGCCGCCGTCGGTAAAGCGCAGGGATGACCGGATGGAGCCACACCGAGACCTCCGGCAGTGGTGCTTGGACCACTACCCCGCCGAGTGGCTGGCTCTTCCGAGCGCGCCCATCGTCACCGAGCGCGGCGGGGCGGGCACACGCTCGGTGCCGCACATGTCGCCGTGGGGTGGCTTTGATATCAGCCACACGCTACGGGACGAGGTGCTGCTGTGA
- a CDS encoding DUF7316 family protein, whose translation MSAADTITRVEYGYRAPDGSETWGDSGSSATFAGCRYLLAPDYQADPGRHPNNRAALVKEYRAHLLRLGIPEDAIVDLVIVSRQVITITMSAEEVAS comes from the coding sequence GTGAGCGCCGCGGACACCATCACTCGCGTGGAATACGGCTACCGGGCCCCCGACGGATCCGAGACATGGGGCGACAGCGGAAGCAGCGCCACTTTTGCCGGGTGCCGCTATCTTCTCGCACCCGACTATCAGGCCGATCCGGGGCGGCATCCGAACAACCGGGCCGCCTTGGTCAAGGAGTATCGCGCACATCTTCTGCGCCTCGGAATCCCCGAGGACGCGATCGTGGATTTGGTGATCGTGTCTCGGCAGGTCATCACAATCACGATGAGCGCCGAGGAGGTGGCCTCGTGA
- a CDS encoding helix-turn-helix domain-containing protein has translation MDSIERLNAAADALARALVERDAAILAAHAAGVPVAQIAREIRMSRMQVHRIITAE, from the coding sequence GTGGATAGCATCGAGCGGCTGAACGCTGCAGCAGATGCGCTGGCCCGGGCCTTGGTAGAGCGTGACGCGGCGATCCTTGCCGCGCACGCTGCCGGGGTCCCGGTAGCGCAGATCGCCCGTGAGATCCGCATGTCCCGAATGCAGGTGCATCGGATCATCACTGCAGAATAA
- a CDS encoding HNH endonuclease: MTYSTEQMTQIQIEHDAAAATEHFAAEIIRETSAIAHWGGDHPYDGVLEMIREQIYARIGYAPEVRNPSKRTRKVFGVRESMVVFKRDGYACVACGAGEELTVDHIHPWSKGGSDDLDNLQTLCNSCNSRKGDREWPSSALD, translated from the coding sequence ATGACTTACTCAACCGAACAGATGACCCAAATTCAAATTGAACACGACGCGGCAGCCGCAACTGAGCACTTCGCTGCCGAAATAATCCGAGAAACATCAGCAATCGCTCATTGGGGAGGCGACCACCCTTACGACGGTGTTTTGGAGATGATCCGCGAGCAGATATACGCACGAATTGGATACGCGCCGGAGGTTCGCAACCCGTCAAAGCGGACGCGCAAAGTCTTCGGGGTGCGCGAGTCCATGGTCGTGTTCAAGCGTGACGGTTACGCGTGCGTGGCATGCGGCGCAGGCGAAGAGCTAACGGTAGACCACATCCATCCGTGGTCAAAGGGCGGATCTGACGATCTGGACAATTTGCAGACGCTGTGCAACTCATGCAACAGCAGGAAGGGAGATCGAGAGTGGCCATCAAGCGCCCTCGACTGA
- a CDS encoding phage minor capsid protein, producing MFVPPEHLLPSTLVDELGRLVATVYGDLERQLVARAKAIFAEGMGERPDLAARMQALRELEAEARRMIAGINPEFASEIIGIASERGIQAAITALGIIPGLDRASLMRPADARAITALTADLQNGLTEVHRRILRYPQDVYQRITAWSAPGVLAGQDTLLAAQRRAVQRFLSEGVTGFVDVADRQWRIGTYAEMATRTAAARAWTDSGISTMHDAGITLVSIVVGNSACKRCAHWATRILSTDGTPAGVYEMPHATQDHMVRVRVDGTLDDARAAGLMHPNCGCAAVAYLPGLTVVADATTYDAQAEAERTAQRTLEREARKAKRAIAAGDNAPNAREDLRDAQAALRKHVKSTGSARRSYREQLWFTDGRPDSSKRGVIAEGKPYLLDLHDPYTRLATAGLDITPLDGYNARISGARWTTRRAKGDGHDLTTLLTDAGRTSNRAVIDISASTLPTGQALERINEYAEQSGLTEVMLITPKRVARFDLQRGWIPVA from the coding sequence ATGTTCGTCCCACCAGAGCATCTACTCCCCTCAACCCTGGTTGACGAGCTCGGCCGATTGGTCGCCACGGTATACGGGGATCTGGAGCGGCAGCTTGTGGCCCGCGCCAAAGCTATCTTCGCCGAAGGTATGGGAGAACGCCCCGACCTGGCCGCGCGCATGCAAGCCCTCCGCGAGTTGGAAGCCGAAGCGCGGCGCATGATCGCAGGCATCAACCCGGAGTTCGCATCCGAAATCATCGGGATCGCGTCCGAACGCGGCATCCAAGCAGCAATCACCGCGCTCGGCATCATCCCGGGGTTGGACCGCGCCTCACTCATGCGCCCTGCTGACGCGCGAGCAATCACCGCGCTCACCGCGGACCTGCAAAACGGTCTCACCGAGGTTCACCGGCGCATCCTCCGATACCCCCAGGACGTCTATCAGCGCATCACAGCGTGGTCGGCGCCCGGGGTGCTCGCCGGGCAGGACACGCTCCTCGCGGCCCAGCGCCGCGCGGTGCAGCGTTTCCTCTCCGAGGGAGTGACCGGGTTCGTGGATGTCGCAGACCGGCAGTGGCGCATCGGCACCTATGCCGAGATGGCCACACGTACCGCGGCGGCCCGGGCCTGGACCGACTCGGGGATCTCGACCATGCACGATGCAGGCATCACCCTGGTGTCGATCGTGGTCGGGAATAGCGCGTGCAAGCGCTGCGCACACTGGGCCACCCGCATCCTGTCCACCGACGGCACCCCCGCCGGCGTCTACGAGATGCCGCACGCCACCCAAGACCATATGGTGCGGGTCAGGGTGGACGGCACCCTCGATGATGCTCGCGCCGCCGGGCTCATGCACCCCAACTGCGGGTGTGCCGCGGTCGCCTACCTGCCCGGGCTCACTGTTGTTGCGGATGCGACAACCTACGATGCCCAGGCAGAGGCAGAGCGAACCGCGCAACGCACGCTCGAGCGTGAGGCGCGCAAGGCGAAGCGCGCAATCGCCGCTGGCGACAATGCACCCAACGCGCGAGAGGACCTGCGAGACGCTCAAGCAGCGCTCCGCAAACACGTCAAATCCACCGGCAGCGCCCGCAGATCGTATCGGGAGCAACTGTGGTTCACTGATGGCCGCCCGGACTCCTCCAAGCGCGGTGTCATCGCCGAGGGCAAGCCGTACCTGCTGGACCTCCACGACCCATACACGCGCCTCGCAACCGCCGGGCTAGACATCACTCCACTCGACGGCTACAACGCCCGCATATCCGGCGCCCGCTGGACCACCAGACGCGCCAAGGGCGACGGCCACGACCTCACCACGCTCCTCACCGACGCTGGGCGCACCTCAAACCGCGCCGTCATTGACATCAGCGCCTCCACACTTCCGACCGGGCAGGCCCTGGAACGGATCAACGAATACGCCGAACAGTCCGGCCTCACCGAGGTCATGCTGATCACCCCGAAACGGGTCGCGCGGTTCGACCTTCAACGCGGCTGGATCCCAGTCGCCTAA
- a CDS encoding YqaJ viral recombinase family protein, with protein MTWRERILDTGEDRDAWLGSRSSIIGASDAAGYVKPESVDKYVLAKLRAAHSTFTGNRYTESGHFWEPYMLAWSMTPENKALIHSPGKSWAAATPDGIRELSDGSIRLAECKAKHGRVVTGPDPKEWRQMAWQLHAVPEASGVEFIWAEIISDSLREGSPQHIFVPRDHPKIIAARDLILPIAAQVHARLIIAQQAMEEFTP; from the coding sequence ATGACGTGGCGGGAGCGCATTCTCGATACCGGTGAGGACCGGGACGCCTGGCTGGGGTCCCGGTCCTCGATTATTGGGGCCAGCGACGCCGCCGGGTATGTGAAGCCGGAATCGGTGGATAAATATGTGCTGGCCAAGCTGCGCGCCGCGCACAGCACCTTCACGGGAAATCGATACACCGAGTCCGGGCATTTCTGGGAGCCGTACATGCTCGCTTGGAGCATGACGCCCGAGAACAAAGCACTCATTCACTCCCCGGGGAAATCGTGGGCCGCCGCCACCCCTGACGGCATCCGGGAGCTCTCCGACGGCAGTATCCGGCTCGCGGAGTGTAAGGCGAAACACGGGCGTGTGGTCACCGGCCCAGACCCTAAAGAGTGGCGCCAAATGGCGTGGCAGCTCCACGCCGTGCCGGAAGCGTCGGGCGTGGAATTCATCTGGGCTGAAATCATCAGCGACAGCCTGCGCGAGGGCAGCCCGCAACACATTTTTGTGCCTCGCGACCATCCGAAAATCATTGCGGCGCGTGACCTGATCCTGCCCATTGCAGCGCAGGTTCACGCCCGCCTCATAATCGCCCAACAGGCGATGGAGGAGTTCACACCATGA
- a CDS encoding AAA family ATPase yields the protein MEITNLKVTNFKGLRHADIDVAGKHLIVIGGKNGAGKSSFLDAFAEIIDPKGTKLTRRPIHDGQDRAEVTLTTDCRIIKRVWTGDNAGTLAVAALDGAKYGSPSDAVKKLVGAVPFDPLEFTRRPESEQRQALLARVDLPFDLATLEAEHDLAYKQRTDANREAERTQAHAAALPDGDATATWADHVELLAELEAARAAQHAHDADLAAVVTQEARQKAILAEIAALNSEYTELEAAIQATETRLAVWTAPDIDAISARLAGAEATNTSIREAQAKAAALAEAAAASEKVARIQAELDRIAKVKADGLAGAAFPAGLSVDDDGITVDGVPFKQINSAKKVRVAFELVTLAQPDLRIVMIKDGSLLDSESLMEIEAVAIARGYLVLIEVVTEDDSAEFTVTEGVLA from the coding sequence ATGGAAATCACGAATCTTAAGGTCACCAATTTTAAGGGCCTGCGTCACGCCGATATCGACGTGGCCGGAAAACATCTCATCGTCATCGGGGGGAAAAACGGTGCAGGTAAATCCAGCTTCCTGGATGCCTTCGCAGAGATCATCGATCCGAAGGGCACGAAGCTCACCCGGCGCCCTATTCACGACGGGCAGGATCGCGCCGAGGTCACTCTCACAACTGATTGCCGAATCATCAAGCGGGTGTGGACCGGTGATAATGCGGGGACGCTGGCGGTCGCGGCGCTGGACGGCGCGAAATACGGTAGCCCCTCGGATGCGGTAAAAAAGTTGGTCGGCGCGGTGCCTTTCGACCCGCTGGAATTCACCCGCCGCCCCGAGAGTGAGCAGCGCCAGGCGCTCCTCGCCCGCGTCGATCTTCCGTTCGACCTGGCCACGCTGGAAGCCGAGCATGATCTCGCCTATAAGCAGCGCACCGACGCTAACCGGGAGGCGGAGCGCACCCAGGCCCACGCCGCGGCATTGCCCGACGGCGACGCGACCGCGACCTGGGCCGATCACGTCGAGCTACTGGCCGAGCTGGAAGCGGCCCGCGCCGCACAGCACGCCCATGACGCCGACCTGGCCGCGGTGGTGACGCAGGAGGCCCGGCAGAAGGCGATCCTCGCGGAGATCGCCGCGCTGAACTCCGAATACACCGAGCTGGAAGCCGCGATCCAGGCCACCGAAACCCGACTAGCCGTGTGGACCGCACCGGACATCGACGCGATCTCCGCACGCCTGGCCGGCGCCGAAGCCACCAACACCTCGATCCGCGAGGCGCAGGCCAAGGCCGCGGCGCTCGCCGAGGCGGCGGCCGCGAGCGAGAAGGTGGCCCGGATCCAGGCCGAGCTGGACCGGATCGCGAAGGTGAAGGCCGACGGGCTGGCCGGTGCGGCATTCCCCGCCGGGCTGAGCGTAGACGATGACGGCATCACCGTGGACGGGGTGCCTTTCAAGCAGATCAACTCGGCGAAAAAGGTGCGGGTAGCTTTCGAGCTGGTCACGCTCGCGCAGCCTGATCTTCGTATCGTGATGATCAAGGACGGGAGCCTGCTGGATTCTGAGTCGTTGATGGAGATCGAGGCTGTGGCTATCGCTCGCGGCTACCTGGTACTTATCGAGGTGGTCACCGAGGATGACTCGGCCGAGTTTACGGTCACCGAGGGGGTGCTCGCGTGA
- a CDS encoding HNH endonuclease signature motif containing protein yields the protein MIRQRIPKLTAAQEAAAYRIVTDRDPACVRCGAGGITRDHRQNRQRGNTRPSNLQGLCGTGTTGCHGWKTISSAAATNTGFAVPRWANPAEWPAQRLDHGRPIWVLYDDLGGWEEITAAEAKRRIEGG from the coding sequence ATGATCCGCCAGCGCATCCCGAAACTCACCGCGGCGCAGGAGGCCGCGGCGTACCGGATCGTGACCGATCGCGACCCGGCCTGTGTGCGGTGCGGGGCCGGCGGAATCACGCGCGATCACCGGCAAAACCGGCAGCGCGGCAACACGCGACCGAGCAACCTGCAGGGTCTGTGCGGCACCGGCACTACCGGCTGTCATGGGTGGAAAACCATCAGTTCCGCCGCGGCAACAAATACGGGCTTCGCGGTCCCTCGGTGGGCCAACCCTGCCGAGTGGCCTGCGCAGCGGCTCGACCACGGGCGCCCCATCTGGGTGCTCTATGACGACCTCGGAGGGTGGGAGGAAATCACCGCCGCCGAGGCCAAACGAAGAATTGAAGGAGGATAG
- a CDS encoding DNA polymerase III subunit beta family protein: protein MTKSNITSFTLPSADLKWIVDGTVVAASRDDIAPSICAVRWVVTEKELRLVATDRYRMHTATLPIQGAPAPAEFTAPLSLMQWVQRNARAFWREWPKVGENVAPVKVEFDPETGLIAFEVLTPNAGVALRMSGEAVKGNFPSMLTLLASARESEPFAGPVGLKPKFFGDLGKLAQRDDTPKMVLTSNPTSDSKPGPVIFTYAGTGGDVYAEALIQPNLLIR, encoded by the coding sequence TTGACGAAATCTAATATTACCAGCTTCACCCTGCCATCCGCAGACTTGAAATGGATCGTGGATGGAACGGTGGTGGCCGCGAGCCGCGACGATATTGCTCCGAGCATCTGTGCAGTGCGTTGGGTGGTTACAGAAAAAGAGCTGCGACTCGTGGCCACCGACCGCTATCGGATGCATACCGCGACGCTCCCCATCCAGGGCGCGCCCGCCCCGGCGGAGTTCACCGCGCCGTTGAGCTTGATGCAGTGGGTGCAGCGCAATGCGCGGGCGTTCTGGCGCGAGTGGCCCAAAGTGGGCGAAAACGTTGCGCCAGTGAAAGTCGAGTTCGACCCGGAGACCGGCCTGATCGCGTTTGAGGTCCTCACGCCGAATGCCGGGGTGGCGTTGCGCATGAGTGGCGAAGCGGTGAAGGGCAACTTTCCGTCCATGCTCACCCTGCTTGCCTCCGCTCGCGAGTCGGAGCCGTTCGCGGGCCCCGTGGGGCTGAAGCCAAAGTTTTTCGGCGATTTGGGGAAGCTCGCGCAGCGCGACGACACCCCAAAGATGGTCCTCACCTCAAACCCCACGAGCGATAGCAAGCCGGGCCCAGTGATCTTCACTTACGCCGGAACCGGCGGGGACGTGTACGCCGAGGCGCTTATCCAGCCAAACCTTTTGATCCGATAG
- a CDS encoding PBSX family phage terminase large subunit — protein MSRMVSAGALAALTETLSVSQMRSLVYSIRKKIALWSGAVSAGKTFISLWAFLMAIPLAPKGGNIIIVGRTLDTIYTNIFVLLQSPEIFGDLAKQVIYTRGAKTAIILGRVVHLYGANDASSETKIRGSTVGLAYVDELTILPEGFWDMLMTRLRVKGARCLATTNPGSKNHWLRKKWILKASEKNLIHFPFTMDDNPSLDAEYVADMKVQFAGVFYDRFIRGLWTNAEGAVYNSWDEKKHMIRWQDMPPIARVLALGADYGTTNTTAALLLGITAEERPRLVLMDEWSYSSKKHHGHTLSDAQLSARLLEWLDNTEHSPHGPVTPEMLILDPSAASLRAQLAESGRNTWPAHNRVDKGIGLVASLLSAGALLITDRCEGVLEEITEYSWDPKATEAGEDKVEKVDDHFMDAMRYAIYTTRSTWLPYLRYALAA, from the coding sequence ATGAGCAGGATGGTTAGCGCGGGCGCGCTGGCGGCTCTCACTGAAACCCTGTCCGTGTCTCAGATGCGGTCGCTGGTGTATTCCATCCGGAAGAAGATCGCGCTGTGGTCGGGCGCGGTATCCGCGGGCAAGACTTTTATCAGCTTGTGGGCGTTCCTCATGGCGATCCCTCTCGCCCCGAAGGGCGGCAACATCATCATTGTGGGCCGCACGCTGGACACGATCTACACCAACATTTTCGTGCTGCTGCAAAGCCCGGAGATCTTCGGGGATCTCGCCAAACAGGTGATTTACACTCGGGGCGCTAAGACCGCGATCATCCTCGGCCGTGTCGTGCACCTGTATGGCGCGAATGATGCCAGCAGCGAGACGAAGATCCGAGGCTCCACCGTGGGCCTCGCCTACGTGGACGAGCTCACGATCCTCCCCGAGGGTTTCTGGGACATGCTCATGACCCGGCTTCGGGTGAAGGGCGCGCGCTGTCTGGCCACGACCAACCCGGGATCCAAGAACCATTGGTTGCGGAAAAAGTGGATCCTCAAGGCCAGCGAGAAAAACCTCATTCACTTCCCTTTCACGATGGACGACAACCCCTCGCTGGACGCCGAGTATGTCGCCGATATGAAGGTGCAATTCGCGGGCGTTTTTTATGACCGGTTCATCCGGGGACTGTGGACCAACGCCGAGGGCGCCGTATACAACTCGTGGGACGAGAAAAAACACATGATCAGGTGGCAGGATATGCCGCCGATTGCCCGCGTCCTCGCCCTCGGTGCCGACTATGGAACCACGAACACCACCGCGGCCCTGCTGCTCGGCATCACCGCTGAGGAGCGCCCCCGCCTGGTGCTTATGGATGAATGGTCCTATTCATCGAAGAAGCACCACGGGCACACCCTCTCCGACGCTCAGCTATCCGCACGGCTCCTCGAATGGCTCGACAACACCGAGCACTCCCCTCACGGGCCAGTGACCCCGGAGATGCTGATCCTCGACCCGTCCGCGGCATCCCTGCGGGCGCAGCTCGCCGAGTCCGGCCGCAACACCTGGCCCGCACACAACCGGGTGGACAAAGGCATCGGCCTGGTCGCGTCCCTACTGTCCGCCGGCGCGCTCCTCATCACCGATCGGTGCGAGGGCGTCCTCGAAGAAATCACTGAATACTCGTGGGACCCCAAAGCCACCGAGGCAGGCGAGGACAAGGTCGAAAAGGTTGACGACCACTTCATGGACGCCATGCGCTACGCGATCTACACCACCCGATCCACCTGGCTGCCGTATCTTCGGTATGCCCTAGCCGCCTAG
- a CDS encoding porin family protein: MDSRIKVKRFDGRPIRVIVRDDDLAAIGEANFYRCLAEVDLEPHMIVEGPTRSKSRPYVWTTFFDEGRTHNGTPGTEVSL, encoded by the coding sequence ATGGATAGCCGTATCAAGGTGAAGCGTTTCGATGGCCGCCCTATCCGGGTGATCGTGCGCGACGACGATTTAGCCGCGATCGGGGAGGCCAACTTCTACCGCTGCCTCGCCGAGGTCGATCTAGAACCACACATGATCGTGGAAGGCCCCACTCGGTCGAAATCGCGGCCCTACGTCTGGACAACATTTTTTGATGAAGGGCGCACCCACAACGGGACGCCCGGAACGGAGGTAAGCCTATGA
- a CDS encoding single-stranded DNA-binding protein yields the protein MAGETIITVVGNLTADPELRYTQSGLAVANFTIASTPRNFDRQANEFKDGEALFMRASVWREFAEHVAGSLTKGSRVVATGRLKQRSYETKEGEKRTSIELEVDEIGPSLRYATAQVSRTAPQGGRGGVGSAPVGQSAGPGTNAPQDEPWASAGPATDSWNTPAYADETPF from the coding sequence ATGGCCGGAGAAACAATCATCACCGTAGTGGGCAATCTGACCGCGGACCCTGAGCTGAGATACACCCAGTCAGGCTTGGCGGTCGCGAATTTCACGATCGCTTCGACGCCGCGCAACTTTGACCGGCAGGCGAACGAGTTCAAGGACGGCGAAGCGCTGTTCATGCGCGCGTCCGTCTGGCGCGAGTTCGCTGAGCACGTCGCCGGTTCGCTGACCAAGGGAAGCCGTGTCGTTGCGACCGGTCGCCTGAAGCAGCGTTCCTATGAGACGAAGGAAGGCGAGAAGCGCACGTCGATCGAGTTGGAGGTGGACGAGATCGGCCCGTCGTTGCGTTATGCGACCGCTCAGGTGTCACGCACCGCGCCTCAGGGTGGCCGTGGCGGCGTCGGGAGCGCTCCCGTGGGTCAGAGTGCCGGACCGGGCACGAACGCCCCGCAGGACGAGCCCTGGGCGTCCGCGGGACCTGCCACGGACTCGTGGAACACGCCCGCCTACGCCGACGAAACACCGTTCTGA